Proteins encoded together in one Ictidomys tridecemlineatus isolate mIctTri1 chromosome 3, mIctTri1.hap1, whole genome shotgun sequence window:
- the Evi2b gene encoding protein EVI2B, with translation MDSKYFILILFSGYLNSIFCSGTEANTTEKQPQSTLFISSMPYSSANVQNTTENLSDQPKQSITSVKVTAGQTISAIRTPSGKPTEYTPARPLTYIITNQPTAVASTSFSQTASDMSTSTRQLPPSAHTSTRQPSTSSLSYTPTQQTSLPVDTSSRKSVLPTVGYLSIQSTPAVQNLPGNTPRFNLETTTNKRISNNYNSITAILIGTILTSMLVAIIVIVLWKCLRKPVLNDQNWAGRSPFADGETPDICMDNIRENEVSTKRTSIVSLMTWKPSKSTLLADDLEIKLFQSSENIEDANDPKTEKIKDQVNGTSDDSADGSTIGTAVSSSDDSNQDFNLPPPPPLLDLEGRESNQFDKHIMTSVPPLPNDPTNFQPTLNSLNQDSEDHNSKTKQSFTSCPDSFNLPLPPEDFIKNQEDSNNEIQCQEFSILPDSNQDFNDSLPPPPAELL, from the coding sequence ATGGAttccaaatatttcatcttaattttgttttctggaTACCTGAACAGTATATTTTGCTCAGGGACAGAAGCAAATACAACAGAAAAGCAACCACAATCCACTTTATTTATATCATCAATGCCATATAGCTCAGCTAATGTTCAAAACACAACAGAGAATCTTTCAGATCAAccaaaacaatcaataacatctGTCAAAGTCACTGCCGGACAAACAATATCAGCTATCCGTACCCCTTCTGGAAAACCAACAGAATATACTCCTGCTAGACCACTTACCTATATCATCACCAATCAACCAACAGCAGTAGCCAGCACTTCATTCTCACAAACAGCATCAGATATGTCAACCTCTACCAGACAACTACCGCCTTCTGCCCACACTTCTACCAGACAACCATCAACATCATCACTTTCCTACACTCCTACTCAACAAACGTCGTTACCTGTAGACACATCTTCTAGAAAATCAGTGCTACCGACTGTTGGTTATCTATCCATACAGTCAACACCAGCTGTCCAAAATTTACCTGGGAATACACCAAGGTTCAATTTAGAAACTACCACTAacaaaagaatttcaaataattataattcaaTAACTGCCATATTAATCGGTACAATTCTGACTTCTATGCTCGTAGCTATAATTGTAATTGTACTATGGAAATGCTTGAGAAAACCAGTTTTAAATGATCAAAACTGGGCAGGTAGGTCTCCATTTGCTGATGGAGAAACCCCTGATATATGTATGGATAACATTAGGGAAAATGAAGTATCCACAAAACGTACATCAATTGTTTCACTTATGACCTGGAAACCCAGCAAAAGCACACTTTTAGCAGATGACTTAGAAATTAAGTTGTTTCAATCAAGTGAAAACATTGAAGATGCCAACGACcccaaaacagagaaaataaaagatcaaGTAAATGGTACATCAGATGACAGTGCTGATGGGTCAACAATTGGTACCGCTGTTTCTTCTTCAGATGATTCTAATCAAGATTTTAATctgcctccaccacctcccctcCTTGATTTGGAAGGACGAGAGAGTAACCAATTTGACAAACACATAATGACAAGTGTACCTCCTCTTCCAAATGATCCTACTAATTTCCAACCAACTCTGAACAGTCTGAATCAAGACTCTGAAGATCACAATTCTAAAACCAAACAGTCATTTACATCATGCCCTGACTCATTTAATTTGCCCTTGCCACCAGAAGATTTTATAAAAAATCAAGAAGATTCCAACAATGAGATCCAGTGTCAAGAGTTTTCTATACTTCCTGACTCTAATCAAGATTTTAATGATTCTCTGCCACCACCACCTGCAGAATTATTGTAA
- the Omg gene encoding oligodendrocyte-myelin glycoprotein: MALMEYQILKMSPCLFILLFLTPGILCICPLQCICTERHRHVDCSGRNLTTLPSGLQENIIHLNLSYNHFTDLHNQLTQYTNLRTLDISNNRLESLPAQLPRSLWNMSAANNNIKLLDKSDTAYQWNLKYLDVSKNMLEKVVLIKNTLRSLEVLNLSSNKLWTVPTNMPSKLHIVDLSNNSLTQILPGTLINLTNLTHLYLHNNKFTFIPDQSFDQLLQLQEITLHNNRWSCDHKQNITYLLKWMMETKAHVIGTPCFNQISSLKEHNIYPTPSGFTSSLFTLSGMQTVDTINSLSMVTQPKVTKIPKYRTKETTFGVTLSKDTTTFTSTDKALVPYPEDTSTETINSHEAAAATLTIHLQDGMVTNTSLTSSAKSSPTPMTLSITSGMPKNFSEMPQQSTTLNLRREETTANVKTRLPSVACAWEVNVSFLLMLNAMVMLAG; the protein is encoded by the exons ATG GCTTTGATGGAATATCAGATATTGAAAATGTCTCCCTGCCTGTTCATCCTCCTGTTTCTCACACCTGGTATTTTATGCATTTGTCCTCTCCAATGTATATGTACAGAGAGACACAGGCATGTGGACTGTTCAGGCAGAAACTTGACTACATTACCATCCGGACTCCAAGAGAACATTATACATTTAAACCTGTCTTATAACCACTTTACTGATCTGCATAACCAGTTAACCCAATATACCAATCTGAGGACACTGGACATTTCAAACAACAGGCTTGAAAGCCTGCCTGCTCAGTTACCTCGGTCTCTCTGGAACATGTCTGCTGCTAACAACAATATTAAACTTCTTGACAAATCTGATACTGCTTATCAGTGGAACCTTAAATATCTGGATGTTTCTAAGAACATGCTGGAAAAGGTTGTCctcattaaaaatacattaagaagTCTTGAGGTCCTCAACCTCAGCAGTAATAAACTTTGGACAGTTCCAACCAACATGCCCTCTAAACTACATATTGTGGACCTGTCTAATAATTCCTTGACACAAATCCTTCCAGGAACATTAATAAACCTGACAAACCTCACACATCTTTACCTACACAACAATAAATTCACATTCATTCCAGATCAATCTTTTGACCAACTCTTGCAGTTGCAAGAAATAACCCTTCACAATAACAGGTGGTCATGTGACCATAAACAAAACATTACTTACTTACTTAAGTGGATGATGGAAacaaaagctcatgtgatagGAACTCCTTGTTTTAACCAGATATCATCCTTGAAGGAACATAACATATATCCCACACCTTCTGGATTTACCTCAAGTTTATTCACTTTAAGTGGGATGCAAACAGTGGACACCATTAATTCTCTGAGTATGGTAACTCAACCCAaagtgaccaaaatacccaaatATCGAACAAAGGAAACAACGTTTGGTGTCACATTAAGCAAAGACACCACCACCTTTACTAGCACTGATAAGGCTTTGGTGCCCTATCCAGAAGATACATCTACAGAAACCATCAATTCACATGAAGCAGCAGCTGCAACTCTAACTATTCATCTCCAAGATGGAATGGTTACAAACACAAGCCTCACTAGCTCAGCAAAATCATCCCCAACACCTATGACCCTAAGTATCACTAGTGGCATGCCAAaaaatttctcagaaatgccTCAACAAAGCACAACCCTTAACTTACGGAGGGAAGAAACAACTGCAAATGTAAAGACTCGCTTACCTTCTGTGGCATGTGCTTGGGAAGTAAatgtttcatttctcttaatGCTCAATGCTATGGTCATGCTGGCTGGCTGA